In Actinoplanes sp. NBC_00393, a single genomic region encodes these proteins:
- a CDS encoding Bax inhibitor-1/YccA family protein, with protein MGEAYAYPPAGIAVRDHSRTLFAQTMGYVAVTTGLFAMGAYLGRNLPVGVAFLAYLASFAALIAMQFTVRRSRQTTVALLLGFGLLMGVAVAPTLVYYASTDPQALWQAGGATALFVAAFGAAGYATRRDLSALARICFWALVALLVFGIVLIFVNIPYGSLIYSVLGLVIFAGFIMFDFQRLRRSKDIDAAPLLAASIFLDILNVFLFFLRIFRGGSR; from the coding sequence CCGCGACCACAGCCGTACCCTGTTCGCGCAGACGATGGGCTACGTCGCGGTGACCACCGGACTGTTCGCCATGGGCGCGTACCTCGGCCGCAACCTGCCCGTCGGCGTGGCCTTCCTGGCCTACCTCGCCTCGTTCGCCGCCCTGATCGCCATGCAGTTCACCGTGCGCCGCTCGCGGCAGACAACCGTCGCGCTGCTGCTCGGCTTCGGGCTGCTGATGGGCGTGGCGGTCGCGCCGACGCTGGTCTACTACGCCAGCACCGACCCGCAGGCACTCTGGCAGGCAGGGGGAGCGACGGCTCTGTTCGTGGCCGCCTTCGGCGCCGCGGGGTACGCCACCCGCCGCGACCTGTCAGCCCTGGCCCGGATCTGTTTCTGGGCGCTGGTCGCCCTGCTCGTCTTCGGCATCGTGCTGATCTTCGTCAACATCCCGTACGGCTCGCTGATCTACTCCGTACTCGGCTTGGTGATCTTCGCAGGCTTCATCATGTTCGATTTCCAGCGGCTGCGGCGCTCCAAGGACATCGACGCCGCCCCGCTGCTAGCGGCGTCGATCTTCCTCGACATCCTCAACGTCTTCCTGTTCTTCCTGCGCATCTTCCGCGGCGGCAGCCGCTGA
- a CDS encoding phosphatase PAP2 family protein, which produces MTGTVPGRDPRRRWWILVAVGVTGLVGAYAGFVLTATGQALENAALRGADQVADWNLAESDEALAHITVASLAVACTVIAVVGLLRRSVPLAVAAVGTVVAGQVVTQGLKTFILPRPALVEASEAYTGNSFPSGHTAIALTVLAATLMLATWRVRGVALFFVASSAVAIAGYTLQSKWHRLSDTLGSAAVTLIVASLASLWLHRRGLVRTVTTGGHRARIVLVAAPLAIGTVVSAALGVLLLVASDDVLGADPVIEYNVYLALQSLAAAGSGATALALWWSWHRIEVVTHADGAAPQRPDRSTSAAAAAEDAQEEQEDVEDVEEDRRR; this is translated from the coding sequence ATGACAGGCACAGTGCCGGGACGGGACCCGCGGCGCCGGTGGTGGATCCTTGTCGCGGTCGGCGTGACCGGGCTGGTAGGGGCGTATGCCGGATTTGTTCTCACGGCGACCGGACAGGCGCTGGAGAACGCCGCGCTACGAGGCGCCGACCAGGTCGCCGACTGGAATCTCGCCGAGTCGGACGAAGCGCTGGCGCACATCACGGTCGCCTCCCTCGCGGTGGCATGCACGGTGATCGCGGTGGTGGGTCTGCTGCGGCGATCCGTGCCGCTCGCCGTGGCCGCGGTGGGAACGGTCGTCGCCGGTCAGGTCGTGACGCAGGGCCTCAAGACGTTCATCCTTCCGCGGCCGGCTCTGGTGGAGGCGTCCGAGGCGTACACCGGCAACAGCTTCCCGAGCGGGCACACGGCGATCGCGCTCACGGTGCTCGCCGCCACGCTCATGCTCGCGACGTGGCGCGTACGCGGAGTCGCGCTGTTCTTCGTGGCGAGCTCGGCAGTCGCGATCGCCGGTTACACGCTGCAGTCCAAGTGGCACCGGCTCAGCGACACGCTCGGCTCAGCGGCGGTGACTCTCATCGTGGCGTCGCTCGCGTCACTGTGGCTGCACCGGCGCGGGCTGGTACGCACGGTCACCACCGGGGGCCACCGCGCGCGGATCGTGCTCGTAGCGGCGCCACTCGCGATCGGGACCGTCGTCTCGGCTGCGCTCGGCGTGCTCCTGCTGGTCGCGTCGGACGACGTGCTCGGCGCCGACCCGGTGATCGAGTACAACGTGTATCTGGCGCTTCAGTCGCTCGCAGCGGCCGGGTCCGGCGCGACCGCCCTCGCCCTGTGGTGGAGCTGGCACCGTATCGAGGTCGTCACCCACGCTGACGGCGCGGCACCGCAGCGGCCGGACCGGTCGACGTCAGCGGCTGCCGCCGCGGAAGATGCGCAGGAAGAACAGGAAGACGTTGAGGATGTCGAGGAAGATCGACGCCGCTAG